One Kaistella polysaccharea DNA segment encodes these proteins:
- a CDS encoding RNA methyltransferase, with product MLTAHKIKIFQSLDKRKFRQKYNLFLVEGNKTIKEIPTSKFKIQEVFSVDPSALTLDAKASEISAAELKKISFLQNPKDSVAVCEILENIELPQTGVQLVLDGIQDPGNLGTIIRLADWFGISQIICSEDTADFYNPKVIQASMGSFLRVNIVYTDLELYLKKSTFDIIGTDMQGEDLYSYQFPEKFNLVLGNEGNGMRDTTEKFLTNRITIPRFGKSQSTESLNVAMSAGIILGQIFGKK from the coding sequence ATGCTTACTGCTCATAAAATAAAAATTTTTCAATCTCTTGATAAGAGGAAGTTCAGACAAAAATACAATTTGTTTTTGGTTGAAGGGAATAAAACCATTAAAGAAATACCTACATCTAAGTTTAAAATTCAGGAGGTATTTTCGGTCGATCCATCAGCTCTTACATTAGATGCGAAAGCTTCAGAAATAAGTGCGGCTGAGCTAAAAAAAATTAGTTTTCTACAAAATCCGAAAGATTCCGTCGCGGTATGTGAGATTCTTGAAAATATTGAACTGCCGCAGACCGGCGTTCAGTTGGTTTTAGATGGAATACAAGATCCAGGAAATCTGGGTACAATTATCCGACTTGCCGATTGGTTTGGTATTTCCCAGATTATTTGTAGTGAAGATACTGCAGATTTTTATAATCCCAAAGTCATACAGGCAAGTATGGGTTCATTTTTACGCGTAAATATTGTTTATACAGATCTAGAATTGTATCTAAAAAAAAGTACTTTCGATATCATCGGCACTGATATGCAAGGGGAGGATTTATATTCTTATCAATTTCCGGAAAAATTCAACTTGGTTTTAGGTAACGAAGGAAATGGAATGAGAGATACGACAGAAAAATTTCTTACCAATAGAATTACGATCCCGAGATTTGGGAAATCGCAGTCTACTGAAAGTCTAAATGTAGCAATGTCTGCAGGAATAATTTTAGGTCAAATTTTTGGCAAAAAATAA
- a CDS encoding phosphoribosyl-ATP pyrophosphatase: MSTKYNSLEELRRKKELLKKEVSDLQELLTFENTKESLSAITHGFTDKYLQEVPTDDGETKVSIKTNEIVKEISNSVKDTIFNKNMLYGFAKSDAGFNIAENALKIGAVTFVGNFARKNMQASSWKKKLIGLALIYLAPIALRFIRTKIEEYQKSRTTSSFEQLI, encoded by the coding sequence ATGAGTACAAAATATAACAGCTTAGAAGAACTTAGAAGAAAGAAAGAACTGCTGAAGAAAGAAGTTTCCGATTTGCAGGAACTTTTGACTTTTGAGAATACCAAGGAGAGTTTAAGTGCGATTACTCACGGATTTACAGATAAATATTTACAAGAAGTTCCGACCGATGATGGCGAAACCAAGGTAAGTATTAAGACAAATGAGATAGTAAAGGAAATTAGTAATAGTGTAAAAGATACTATTTTCAATAAAAATATGCTTTATGGATTTGCGAAAAGCGACGCGGGATTTAACATTGCCGAAAATGCTTTGAAAATCGGGGCGGTTACATTTGTCGGAAATTTTGCCAGAAAGAATATGCAAGCATCGAGCTGGAAAAAGAAATTAATTGGATTAGCGCTAATTTATTTGGCTCCTATCGCTCTAAGATTTATTCGAACAAAAATTGAGGAATATCAAAAATCAAGAACTACTTCAAGTTTCGAACAATTGATCTAA
- a CDS encoding YtxH domain-containing protein, with product MSKKGSSSASVLAGLLAGAAAGVVLGMLYAPEEGAETRKKIKSKANDLKDQAVDQYGKVSEKAMEQYDEVSGKVKDQYSNISSQVKETADKVISSVKDGYDKYKDQAVNTTKEVVGDVENELGGMRS from the coding sequence ATGTCGAAAAAAGGTAGTAGCTCAGCAAGTGTATTAGCAGGTTTATTAGCAGGTGCAGCAGCAGGTGTTGTACTAGGAATGCTTTATGCTCCAGAAGAAGGTGCTGAAACAAGAAAGAAAATTAAATCTAAAGCCAATGATTTGAAAGACCAAGCGGTTGATCAATATGGTAAAGTTTCAGAAAAAGCAATGGAACAATATGATGAAGTTTCAGGAAAAGTAAAAGATCAGTACAGCAATATATCTTCTCAAGTGAAAGAAACTGCAGACAAAGTAATCTCTTCTGTGAAAGATGGTTATGATAAATATAAAGATCAGGCAGTGAACACAACCAAAGAAGTTGTAGGAGATGTAGAAAATGAATTAGGCGGAATGAGATCATAA
- a CDS encoding M20/M25/M40 family metallo-hydrolase, with translation MNWSKSIFKIAFLSASAFLFSQESNLQNIRKLTFGGDNAEAYFSPDGNKLTMQVTNPLIGAHCDQIYLLDLTKKNIGTKDLKMVSNGEGRTTCSFFMPDGKHILYASTFEANKECPAKPAPRADGKYLWPVYSEFDIYIADLNGKIVKKLTDSPGYDAEAVVSPNGKYIAFTSNRTGDLELWRMDIDGKNLKQLTSGLGYDGGAFFSHDSKKLVFRSSRPTSPEAIKDYKDLLAQNLVAPTEMEIYTMNIDGSNLKQVTHLGKANWSPYFHPSDKKILFSSNHHSTRGYDFQIYSVDLDGNNLRQVTYESMFNAFPMFSPDGKKLVFASNRNGDKPNETNVFIADWVETDIAENVSEQNLKNHISFLASDDLQGRLAGSLGEKKASEYIAQEFTKLKLKPFVGKNFIQPFEYSVKLNPHEDGSSIQINARNVIGYLDNHATKTIVIGAHYDHLGLNEHHNSTLMNSDGQIHNGADDNASGVSAVLELARMFSQNKSQENANYIFALFSGEEDGLMGSKFMADHLPKGTKIDLMINLDMIGRLNKDKDLSVGGVGTSPLFPDYIHRFKPAAINLAIDSSGVGPSDHTSFYLKNIPVLFMFTGNHSDYHKPTDDTDKINFNGVRMITTYVFGLVDALSRNEKIPFTKTKMSESKSVPKYKVTLGIMPSYADTKDGLHIDGVTENRPGSNAGMIAGDVLTKIGTCEIKEVYSYMECLAKINSGEELPVTVLRDGKEIILKVKF, from the coding sequence ATGAATTGGTCAAAATCTATTTTCAAAATTGCATTCTTGAGTGCGTCAGCTTTTCTTTTTTCCCAGGAAAGTAATCTTCAAAACATCCGAAAACTGACTTTTGGTGGTGATAATGCTGAAGCGTATTTTTCACCTGATGGAAATAAATTAACCATGCAGGTCACCAATCCTTTAATTGGCGCACATTGCGATCAGATTTATCTTTTAGATCTAACCAAAAAAAATATTGGTACCAAAGATTTGAAAATGGTTTCTAATGGTGAAGGCAGAACAACCTGTTCGTTTTTTATGCCTGATGGCAAACACATTCTCTACGCCTCTACTTTTGAAGCAAATAAAGAATGTCCCGCAAAACCGGCACCTCGTGCAGACGGAAAATACCTGTGGCCAGTATATTCTGAGTTCGATATTTACATTGCTGACTTAAACGGTAAAATTGTCAAAAAACTAACTGATTCTCCCGGTTATGATGCAGAAGCCGTAGTTTCTCCCAATGGAAAATATATTGCATTTACCTCGAACAGAACTGGCGACTTGGAACTTTGGCGAATGGATATTGATGGAAAAAATTTAAAGCAATTAACTTCCGGATTAGGATATGATGGTGGAGCTTTCTTTTCTCACGATTCTAAAAAATTGGTTTTCCGTTCGTCTAGACCTACAAGTCCTGAAGCGATTAAAGATTATAAAGATTTACTCGCGCAAAATTTGGTGGCGCCAACGGAAATGGAAATTTATACCATGAACATTGATGGAAGTAATTTAAAACAAGTTACTCATTTAGGAAAAGCAAATTGGTCGCCTTATTTCCATCCCTCTGATAAAAAGATTTTATTTTCCTCTAATCATCACTCAACCCGTGGTTACGATTTTCAAATTTATTCGGTAGATCTTGATGGAAATAATTTAAGACAAGTAACGTATGAAAGTATGTTCAATGCCTTCCCAATGTTTTCACCAGACGGGAAAAAGCTTGTGTTTGCCAGCAATCGAAATGGTGATAAACCGAACGAAACCAATGTTTTTATTGCAGATTGGGTTGAAACGGATATTGCTGAAAATGTTTCTGAACAAAATTTGAAAAATCACATTTCTTTTCTGGCCTCCGATGATTTGCAAGGCAGATTAGCCGGAAGTCTGGGCGAAAAGAAAGCTTCAGAATATATCGCACAGGAATTTACAAAACTGAAGTTGAAACCATTTGTCGGCAAAAATTTTATCCAGCCTTTTGAATATTCTGTAAAACTAAATCCGCACGAAGATGGGTCGTCTATACAAATAAATGCCCGTAACGTCATCGGATATTTGGATAATCATGCTACAAAAACAATCGTCATCGGCGCACATTACGACCATCTTGGTTTAAATGAACACCACAACTCTACTTTGATGAACTCTGACGGACAAATTCATAACGGTGCAGATGATAATGCGTCTGGAGTTTCCGCAGTTTTAGAATTAGCCAGAATGTTTTCTCAAAATAAATCTCAGGAAAATGCCAATTATATTTTTGCTCTTTTCTCGGGTGAAGAGGATGGCTTGATGGGTTCAAAATTCATGGCTGATCATTTGCCCAAAGGAACGAAAATCGATTTAATGATTAATTTAGATATGATTGGTCGGTTAAATAAAGATAAAGATTTGTCCGTGGGTGGCGTGGGAACTTCTCCTCTTTTTCCAGATTATATTCATCGCTTTAAACCTGCTGCAATAAACTTGGCAATAGACAGTTCAGGTGTGGGACCATCTGATCATACCAGTTTTTATTTAAAGAATATTCCGGTGTTATTTATGTTTACCGGAAACCACAGCGATTACCATAAACCGACTGATGATACCGATAAAATTAATTTTAACGGCGTGAGAATGATCACAACTTACGTTTTTGGTTTAGTCGATGCTTTATCACGAAATGAGAAAATTCCGTTCACCAAAACTAAAATGTCTGAAAGTAAATCGGTTCCAAAATATAAAGTGACTTTAGGAATTATGCCGAGTTATGCTGATACCAAAGACGGACTTCATATCGATGGTGTCACGGAAAATCGTCCGGGTTCAAATGCTGGAATGATTGCTGGTGACGTTTTAACCAAAATTGGAACTTGTGAAATTAAAGAAGTGTATTCTTATATGGAATGTCTTGCCAAAATAAATTCGGGGGAAGAACTTCCAGTAACAGTTTTGCGTGATGGTAAGGAAATAATCTTAAAAGTAAAATTTTGA
- the cmk gene encoding (d)CMP kinase, which yields MRKPVIAIDGYSSTGKSSISKIIAHKLGLVHLDTGALYRGITFFALKNCTSTDGNIDLKNLFQRFKEINLEFKQVGDELVVFLNGRDISHDIRSNEISQQVSLIARQKEVRDFLLEMQRSIADKGGVIMDGRDIGTIILPNADYKFFLTASIEERTNRRFLELQKLGMETESETVRKNLIERDRIDSEREVAPLKKAHDAIKIDNSNLTKKQTIELILSHIS from the coding sequence ATGAGAAAACCTGTAATTGCCATCGACGGCTATTCTTCTACCGGTAAAAGTTCAATTTCTAAGATCATCGCCCATAAATTGGGGCTGGTTCATCTTGATACAGGTGCGCTTTATCGTGGAATTACTTTTTTTGCTTTAAAAAATTGTACTTCCACGGATGGAAATATCGATCTGAAGAATCTTTTTCAACGCTTTAAGGAAATCAATCTTGAATTTAAACAAGTTGGTGATGAACTCGTGGTATTTTTAAATGGTAGGGACATTTCACACGATATTCGCAGCAATGAAATTTCTCAGCAGGTGAGTTTAATCGCCCGTCAGAAAGAAGTGCGGGACTTTTTATTAGAGATGCAACGTTCAATTGCTGATAAAGGAGGTGTTATAATGGATGGGCGGGATATCGGGACCATTATCTTACCCAATGCCGATTACAAATTTTTTTTAACGGCGAGTATTGAAGAGCGAACAAACAGACGATTTCTGGAACTGCAAAAATTAGGAATGGAAACTGAATCGGAAACCGTACGAAAGAATTTAATCGAAAGAGATAGAATTGACAGTGAAAGAGAAGTTGCTCCACTGAAGAAAGCTCATGATGCCATTAAGATTGACAATTCGAATTTGACGAAGAAACAAACCATTGAATTGATCCTTTCCCACATATCATAA
- a CDS encoding DUF3891 family protein: MIVASHQKGWKIINQRSHGLLAAMLAYEYDIDLPIDIMVPTLIAIAEHDDGAAETLQNKNLTEAGAPRHFMVGDEANKTELKQKINVMEIATAKSQLNALLTSMHLNFIFGNDSDGKDKKLETFLKDQEKNRKEILKRLNIDKKYADNIYRFVEWCDAFSLLICMDKIQPEGRKMEISKSPDGDMNQTYYKSENVITVEPWVFKSDNFKVFYEYKIIEQLKFKSIQEFNAICEKTVVQRQEFTFSK, encoded by the coding sequence ATGATCGTTGCATCTCATCAAAAAGGCTGGAAAATTATTAATCAGCGCTCGCACGGTCTCCTTGCCGCCATGTTAGCGTATGAATATGATATTGATCTTCCGATTGATATTATGGTTCCCACACTTATTGCAATTGCAGAACACGACGACGGTGCCGCAGAAACTTTACAAAATAAAAATCTTACCGAGGCTGGTGCGCCAAGACATTTTATGGTCGGTGACGAAGCAAATAAAACTGAACTGAAGCAGAAGATAAATGTGATGGAAATCGCGACCGCTAAAAGTCAGTTAAACGCTTTGCTTACTTCGATGCACTTGAATTTTATTTTTGGAAATGATAGCGATGGGAAGGATAAGAAGTTAGAGACTTTTTTAAAAGACCAAGAAAAAAATCGGAAAGAAATTCTAAAACGTTTAAATATCGATAAAAAATATGCGGATAATATTTATCGATTTGTAGAATGGTGTGACGCCTTTTCGTTGCTGATTTGTATGGATAAAATTCAACCTGAAGGGCGAAAGATGGAAATTTCTAAAAGTCCGGACGGTGATATGAACCAAACTTATTACAAGTCTGAAAATGTAATTACGGTTGAACCTTGGGTATTTAAAAGTGACAATTTTAAAGTATTTTACGAATATAAAATTATTGAACAGTTAAAATTTAAATCCATCCAAGAGTTTAATGCGATCTGTGAAAAAACAGTGGTGCAAAGACAAGAATTTACTTTTTCAAAATAA
- a CDS encoding DNA gyrase/topoisomerase IV subunit A, protein MDENNTHHEESLRKVSGLYKDWFLDYASYVILDRAIPSIFDGFKPVQRRIMHSMRELEDGRYNKVANVVGNTMKYHPHGDASITDAMVQLGQKELLIDTQGNWGNIYTGDSAAAARYIEARLTPFALEVVFNAKTTHWAKSYDGRNNEPVDLPVKFPLLLAQGVEGIGVGLSTKIMPHNFNELIDASIAHLKGKKFQIFPDFLTGGMLDISNYNDGERGGRIRARARIIQKDKNTLCITELPFGKNTGDLIDSIIKANEKGKIKIKKIEDNTSDTVEINIHVNNDVSPDKTIDALYAFTDCEIPISPNACVIVGNKPMFLTVSEILRQNTDHTVSLLKKELQIELHELQENWHFSSLERIFIENRIYHDIEEVKSWDKVIATIDNGLKPHTTDLLRAVTEEDILRLTEIRIKRISRFDLDKFKENIVALEGKIEQVKYNLEHLIPYAIAYYTNIQKKYGKGKERKTELRIFDTIDASKVAVANEKFYVNREEGFVGTSLRKDEYLFDCSDIDDIITFQKDGTMKVVKVEAKTFIGKNIEHVAVWKKNDKRTVYNMIYRESKDGPYYMKRFSVTGVTRNTDYKLASDKKGAEMLYFSANPNGEAEKVSVLLKSNARVRKSKIDIDFSELAIKGRDSKGNLVTKYPVKKVDLKEEGHSTLAPRKIWFDDTVRRLNADARGTLLGTFKGDDKILTINSQGEAKLVSFDLSNRFDGDYLVFEKWKPEQAITCIYFDGEKQIYFIKRFLLENTTNVQYFMPSDHPKSFIENIIVANQATAEIIFAKEKGKERESETINIDEFITIKGIKALGNQFIKDKVKAINITIPEIAEEINEGFDVVETTEGHISFIDEDVKDQDFPEEGTIGDLFEFPEE, encoded by the coding sequence ATGGATGAAAATAACACGCACCACGAAGAATCTCTGCGAAAAGTAAGTGGCTTATATAAAGACTGGTTTTTAGATTATGCCTCTTATGTGATTTTGGACCGCGCGATTCCTTCTATTTTTGATGGTTTTAAACCGGTGCAACGTCGTATTATGCATTCCATGCGAGAGCTGGAAGATGGCCGATATAACAAGGTTGCCAACGTGGTGGGAAATACGATGAAGTACCATCCACATGGTGATGCCTCGATTACGGACGCAATGGTTCAGTTGGGTCAGAAAGAATTATTAATCGATACTCAGGGAAACTGGGGAAATATTTATACTGGAGATTCTGCAGCCGCCGCCCGATATATTGAAGCGCGATTAACTCCCTTTGCATTAGAAGTTGTTTTTAATGCGAAAACCACACACTGGGCAAAATCTTACGACGGGCGAAATAATGAACCCGTTGATTTACCCGTAAAATTTCCGTTGCTTTTAGCGCAAGGTGTTGAAGGAATTGGAGTTGGTTTGTCGACGAAGATTATGCCCCACAATTTCAATGAACTCATCGATGCATCTATCGCGCATTTGAAGGGCAAGAAATTTCAAATATTTCCAGATTTTCTGACTGGCGGAATGCTCGATATTTCCAACTATAATGATGGTGAACGTGGTGGTAGAATTCGTGCCCGCGCAAGAATTATTCAAAAGGATAAAAATACGCTTTGCATTACCGAATTGCCTTTTGGTAAAAATACGGGAGATCTCATAGATTCGATTATTAAAGCAAACGAAAAAGGAAAGATTAAAATCAAGAAAATTGAGGATAATACATCGGATACGGTAGAGATCAATATTCACGTAAATAACGATGTTTCTCCCGATAAAACAATTGATGCGCTTTACGCCTTTACAGATTGCGAAATTCCCATTTCTCCAAATGCCTGTGTGATTGTTGGTAATAAACCCATGTTCCTCACGGTTTCCGAAATTTTACGTCAGAATACAGATCATACCGTTTCTTTGCTCAAAAAAGAATTGCAGATTGAACTTCATGAGCTGCAGGAAAACTGGCATTTCAGCTCGTTGGAACGAATTTTTATTGAAAACCGGATTTACCACGATATTGAAGAAGTTAAATCTTGGGATAAAGTTATCGCAACCATTGATAATGGTTTGAAACCACATACAACTGATCTTTTAAGAGCCGTAACAGAGGAAGATATTTTAAGATTAACAGAAATTCGTATTAAGAGAATTTCTCGTTTTGATCTTGATAAATTCAAAGAAAATATCGTCGCATTGGAAGGGAAAATTGAGCAGGTTAAATATAATTTGGAACATCTCATTCCGTATGCGATTGCTTACTATACCAATATTCAGAAAAAATACGGGAAAGGAAAAGAGCGAAAAACAGAACTGCGTATTTTCGATACCATCGATGCCAGTAAGGTTGCAGTGGCCAATGAAAAATTCTATGTAAATAGGGAAGAAGGATTTGTTGGAACTTCGCTGCGGAAAGATGAATATTTATTTGATTGTTCAGATATTGATGATATCATTACTTTTCAGAAAGATGGAACCATGAAAGTGGTTAAAGTAGAAGCGAAAACTTTTATCGGGAAAAACATCGAACATGTCGCGGTGTGGAAGAAAAATGATAAACGTACCGTGTACAATATGATTTATCGTGAAAGCAAAGACGGCCCGTACTACATGAAAAGATTTTCAGTTACTGGCGTTACGCGAAATACTGATTATAAATTAGCTTCTGATAAAAAAGGCGCCGAAATGCTCTATTTTTCCGCAAATCCGAATGGTGAAGCGGAAAAAGTTTCAGTTCTACTCAAATCAAATGCAAGAGTTCGCAAAAGTAAGATTGATATTGATTTTTCTGAATTAGCCATAAAAGGTCGCGATTCAAAAGGTAATCTGGTCACCAAATATCCGGTAAAGAAAGTTGATTTAAAAGAGGAAGGTCATTCCACATTGGCACCGCGGAAAATTTGGTTTGATGATACTGTTCGTCGATTAAACGCTGATGCAAGAGGTACCTTACTTGGTACTTTTAAAGGTGATGATAAAATTTTAACGATCAATTCACAGGGAGAAGCAAAGCTGGTCAGTTTCGATCTAAGCAACCGATTTGATGGTGATTATTTGGTTTTTGAAAAATGGAAACCGGAACAGGCAATTACGTGTATTTATTTTGACGGAGAAAAACAGATTTATTTTATAAAAAGATTTCTGCTCGAGAACACCACAAATGTGCAGTATTTTATGCCGTCTGATCATCCTAAATCTTTTATTGAAAACATTATAGTCGCAAATCAGGCGACAGCGGAAATAATTTTTGCGAAAGAAAAAGGAAAAGAGCGGGAATCGGAAACGATTAATATCGACGAATTTATAACCATTAAAGGCATTAAAGCCCTTGGTAATCAATTTATTAAAGATAAGGTAAAAGCCATAAATATTACCATTCCTGAAATAGCGGAAGAAATAAATGAAGGTTTTGATGTTGTAGAAACGACGGAAGGTCACATCAGTTTCATCGATGAAGATGTAAAAGATCAGGATTTTCCGGAGGAAGGAACGATTGGGGATTTGTTTGAGTTTCCGGAAGAGTAA
- the tamL gene encoding translocation and assembly module lipoprotein TamL — MSSKHLSKYFQKYYLFFASAITVLFLYACSTTKKVPDGEYLLTKNNYRYEDGKVHEDEVPSHVGQKPNKKQLFILPLGLWLYNATDPKYDSILAEYMTYPNEVRDQKLRDSLFVKFNHPEYIGKSLFFERFLQNIGQPPVILDQGRTEQSANSIRKYLVYRGYWDTSVKFSHDLDSAAKKAEVNYLITHRDPTYISDYYYNIPDPAIKNIYERNLTKSLIRGKDILDQDVLEKEVKRINDLMKSTGYYKFNNSNEDIYFTADTLQSRKDVPLTMDIHKDSTDSPYKLTTIGDIKVHILEKVADTAETERDSLFGINFYKLDDQYKTMSLWRPIILKKGEIYDQKNLDLTKRNISSMNNFSIIKYDEILQKENDSVLDVSYYLAPLPKFDLKIATDINYSQILNFGISPSVDLTTRNVFGGAENLTTSLSGIFGSVVSSKNTDKRALAYEVSAQASLNVPRLLMPFKTWKLIPKRYSPTSSVILGTSIQNNIGLGRVGFNGSLNYFANVNDIVSHRLSIFNTQLSFTRNKERYYDYFPRDGEIRNDIFKLYSPSRYEDFTAGRITSDELSSIILADQNFQDSLSGDELGGFNTFRQSLINKDRQTQNILISSMIYNFVYNEIGKKDRRNPFYVNAKFEVAGNAFDLFTKNQKADGVISEPTKKIFNIPFSQFVKFDFDVRKYFSFFNDKHTLALRQFVGVGIPYGNSNTMPFVRSYFNGGSNDIRAWRVFGGLGPADSQLDEKVRAYIMDNVKLTTNVEYRVPFTDMFEGAAFVDAGNIWSLKDNGFGDDFKFNKFISQMGVGTGVGIRINVAYITLRLDAAYKVYDPNKPMGDRWVISKWQPLKPVLNFAFGYPF, encoded by the coding sequence ATGAGCAGTAAGCATTTATCAAAATATTTTCAAAAGTATTACTTATTTTTCGCATCTGCAATCACTGTACTTTTTTTGTACGCCTGCAGTACGACGAAAAAGGTACCCGACGGCGAATATCTTTTGACTAAAAATAATTACCGCTATGAAGATGGTAAAGTTCATGAGGATGAAGTTCCAAGTCATGTAGGTCAAAAACCGAATAAAAAACAGCTGTTTATTCTGCCGCTCGGCTTGTGGCTCTATAATGCTACCGATCCTAAATACGATTCTATATTGGCAGAATATATGACGTATCCTAATGAAGTTAGAGATCAAAAACTTCGAGACTCCCTTTTTGTGAAATTTAATCATCCTGAGTATATCGGTAAAAGTCTTTTCTTTGAAAGGTTTCTGCAAAATATTGGGCAACCTCCTGTAATTCTGGATCAGGGACGAACCGAACAAAGTGCCAATTCAATTAGAAAATATTTAGTTTACCGGGGATATTGGGATACAAGTGTAAAATTTAGCCATGACCTTGATTCTGCCGCGAAGAAAGCAGAGGTTAATTATTTAATCACGCACAGAGATCCAACTTATATCAGCGACTATTATTACAATATTCCAGATCCTGCAATTAAAAATATCTATGAGCGAAATCTCACCAAAAGTCTTATTCGGGGTAAAGACATCTTAGATCAGGACGTGTTGGAGAAAGAAGTGAAAAGAATCAATGATTTGATGAAAAGCACCGGGTACTATAAATTTAACAACTCCAACGAAGATATATATTTTACCGCAGACACTTTACAAAGCCGGAAAGATGTTCCATTGACGATGGATATTCATAAAGACAGTACAGATTCGCCTTATAAACTGACAACCATTGGTGATATTAAAGTTCATATTTTAGAAAAAGTGGCAGATACTGCAGAAACTGAAAGAGACTCCTTGTTTGGAATTAATTTTTATAAACTAGACGATCAGTACAAGACCATGTCACTGTGGAGACCAATAATTCTGAAGAAAGGAGAAATATACGATCAGAAAAATTTAGATCTTACCAAAAGAAATATTTCTTCAATGAATAACTTCAGCATTATTAAATATGATGAAATACTTCAAAAGGAAAATGACAGTGTTTTAGATGTGAGTTATTATCTTGCACCACTCCCAAAATTTGATCTTAAAATTGCCACCGATATTAATTATTCTCAAATTTTGAATTTCGGTATTTCACCTTCTGTGGATCTTACGACACGTAATGTTTTTGGAGGTGCAGAAAACCTTACGACCAGTCTTTCTGGGATTTTCGGTTCAGTAGTAAGTTCAAAAAATACAGATAAACGGGCTTTAGCGTATGAAGTTTCAGCGCAGGCTTCACTGAATGTTCCGCGTTTGCTAATGCCGTTCAAAACCTGGAAATTAATTCCAAAACGCTACTCACCTACGTCGTCCGTAATTTTAGGAACCAGCATTCAAAATAATATAGGTTTAGGTCGTGTAGGTTTTAATGGAAGCTTGAATTATTTTGCCAATGTGAATGATATTGTTTCTCATCGACTTTCCATCTTCAACACGCAGTTAAGTTTTACCAGAAATAAAGAACGTTATTATGACTATTTTCCGCGCGACGGTGAAATAAGAAATGATATTTTTAAATTGTATTCTCCGTCACGTTATGAAGATTTTACTGCTGGCAGAATAACATCTGATGAACTTTCATCAATTATTTTAGCTGATCAAAACTTTCAAGATTCTTTGTCTGGCGATGAATTAGGGGGTTTTAATACCTTCCGTCAGTCCTTAATAAATAAGGATCGGCAAACGCAGAATATTCTAATTTCATCGATGATTTATAATTTTGTATACAATGAAATCGGTAAAAAAGACCGTCGAAATCCTTTTTATGTCAATGCAAAATTTGAAGTAGCAGGGAATGCCTTCGACTTGTTTACAAAAAATCAAAAAGCAGATGGCGTCATATCTGAACCCACAAAAAAAATATTTAATATTCCTTTTTCACAGTTCGTGAAGTTTGATTTTGATGTCAGAAAATATTTTAGTTTTTTCAATGACAAGCATACTTTGGCGCTTCGTCAATTTGTTGGGGTAGGAATCCCTTACGGCAATTCGAACACAATGCCTTTTGTACGTTCGTATTTTAACGGGGGTTCTAATGACATTCGGGCCTGGCGCGTTTTCGGTGGTTTAGGACCTGCGGATTCTCAGTTGGATGAGAAAGTACGCGCTTATATTATGGATAATGTAAAGCTAACTACAAATGTGGAATATCGTGTTCCGTTCACCGATATGTTTGAAGGCGCTGCTTTCGTAGATGCGGGAAATATTTGGAGTTTGAAAGATAATGGATTTGGAGATGATTTTAAATTCAATAAATTTATTTCTCAAATGGGCGTGGGTACTGGTGTAGGAATTCGTATAAATGTGGCTTACATTACGCTTCGGTTAGACGCGGCTTACAAGGTATATGATCCAAATAAACCAATGGGCGACCGCTGGGTCATCAGCAAATGGCAACCGCTGAAACCGGTCCTCAATTTTGCTTTCGGATACCCATTCTAA